A single window of Candidatus Flexicrinis affinis DNA harbors:
- a CDS encoding carbohydrate ABC transporter permease gives MFPFLWMISNSLMTLGETQVRRLLPESPQFYNYIEAWEEAQFSRYFLNSCIIVGITIAGLLVVSILSAYAFGRIKFRGRNVVFTLLLITLMIPESVTLIPNYLMVAGRIFPLPAIGTDAGIFSWSYDNSWIDTYAALTIPFMGSAFSIFLLRQFFVGIPNELWDAARIDGAGHFRFLIQIVLPISRAPIMTVTLLTFIASWNSFLWPLIVTNSDRLRPITVGLYNFSDEAGTRTQLLMAGALITIAPILVLYFLTQKTFTEGIATTGLKG, from the coding sequence ATGTTTCCGTTCTTGTGGATGATCTCGAACTCGCTGATGACGTTGGGCGAGACTCAGGTGCGTCGCTTGCTGCCTGAGTCGCCGCAGTTCTACAATTACATCGAAGCTTGGGAAGAGGCGCAGTTCAGCCGCTATTTCCTCAATTCGTGCATCATCGTAGGGATTACGATCGCCGGCTTGCTCGTGGTGTCGATCCTGTCGGCGTATGCATTCGGGCGAATCAAGTTCCGCGGCCGCAACGTCGTGTTTACGCTGCTGCTGATCACGTTGATGATTCCGGAGTCGGTGACGCTAATTCCGAACTACTTGATGGTTGCGGGCCGGATTTTTCCCCTGCCGGCGATTGGGACCGACGCGGGTATCTTCTCATGGTCCTACGATAACAGTTGGATTGATACCTATGCGGCCCTGACGATCCCGTTTATGGGCAGCGCGTTCAGTATCTTCCTGCTGCGTCAGTTCTTTGTCGGCATTCCGAACGAGCTGTGGGACGCCGCGCGCATCGATGGGGCGGGGCATTTCCGGTTTTTGATCCAGATCGTGCTGCCGATCAGCCGCGCGCCGATCATGACGGTCACGCTGCTGACGTTCATTGCGAGCTGGAATTCGTTCTTGTGGCCCTTGATCGTCACCAACAGCGACCGCCTGCGGCCGATCACGGTCGGGCTGTACAACTTCAGCGACGAAGCTGGTACGCGAACGCAGCTCTTGATGGCCGGCGCGCTGATCACGATTGCCCCCATCCTCGTGCTTTACTTCCTAACGCAAAAGACGTTTACGGAAGGTATCGCGACGACGGGGCTGAAAGGCTAG
- a CDS encoding extracellular solute-binding protein, whose translation MVSRLGKVLVFALLLAGFVFPVGAQDDMMAMDWESVDPSGQTVVFWHQHSGAREEELAKIVADFNASNEWGITVEAINQGSYDDIYNRMTVSLSTGEALPNLVVAYANQSAVYYLLDGLVDINGLIDSEMWGLSEEEVADFFPGFYEGDVFPQYDGVRLGFPPNRSMEVMYYNIDWLAELRAAGAISFDGPPTTPEQFEEAACAATANPFSGATSDTGAIGYQLSYDGSRFASWTFARGGDIFDLEANQYTLNSPEAVEAMTFLKGLYDKGCAGEIFERFEDQTNFGNGVTMFTVGSSSGLPFYETAVSEGAGHTFSLAAIPHTTENPVQNIYGASVSIPRTTPEAELAAWLFVKYYTTAEVQAEWGLASNYFPVRASSAEALAEYIESYPAYKAAFDLLPYTKAEPPVPGYDPVREETARVMPLIFTGSDTRPVQEILDELNEFANAELEAASSF comes from the coding sequence ATGGTTAGCAGACTCGGTAAGGTGCTTGTTTTCGCGCTGCTGCTGGCGGGCTTCGTGTTCCCGGTAGGCGCGCAGGATGACATGATGGCAATGGACTGGGAAAGCGTCGACCCGTCCGGCCAAACTGTCGTTTTCTGGCATCAGCACAGCGGTGCTCGTGAAGAGGAACTGGCGAAGATCGTCGCCGATTTCAACGCGAGCAATGAGTGGGGCATCACGGTTGAAGCGATCAATCAGGGCAGCTACGACGACATCTACAACCGTATGACCGTTAGCCTTTCTACCGGTGAGGCGCTTCCCAACCTCGTCGTCGCCTACGCCAATCAGTCGGCCGTTTACTACCTGCTTGATGGCTTGGTCGACATCAACGGTCTGATCGACAGCGAGATGTGGGGTCTATCGGAGGAAGAGGTCGCTGACTTCTTCCCCGGTTTCTATGAGGGTGACGTCTTCCCGCAGTACGACGGCGTGCGCCTCGGCTTCCCGCCCAATCGTTCGATGGAAGTGATGTACTACAACATCGACTGGCTTGCTGAGCTGCGCGCTGCCGGCGCGATCAGCTTCGACGGCCCGCCGACCACCCCTGAGCAGTTTGAAGAAGCCGCCTGCGCCGCAACCGCGAATCCGTTCAGCGGCGCGACCAGCGATACAGGGGCCATCGGCTATCAGCTCAGCTACGACGGCTCGCGCTTCGCGAGTTGGACGTTCGCGCGCGGTGGCGACATCTTCGACCTTGAGGCCAATCAATACACGCTGAACAGCCCTGAGGCCGTCGAGGCGATGACGTTCCTCAAGGGACTGTACGACAAGGGCTGCGCGGGTGAAATCTTCGAGCGCTTCGAAGACCAGACGAACTTCGGTAACGGTGTGACGATGTTCACGGTCGGCAGCAGCTCGGGTCTGCCGTTCTACGAGACCGCCGTCAGCGAAGGCGCTGGACACACGTTTAGCCTCGCGGCCATCCCGCACACGACCGAGAACCCGGTGCAGAACATCTACGGTGCCAGCGTGAGCATCCCGCGTACGACGCCGGAGGCTGAATTGGCTGCGTGGCTGTTCGTCAAGTACTACACCACTGCCGAAGTTCAGGCCGAGTGGGGCTTGGCGAGCAACTACTTCCCGGTGCGCGCCAGCAGCGCAGAGGCATTGGCGGAGTACATCGAGTCGTATCCGGCCTACAAGGCTGCATTCGACCTGCTGCCGTACACCAAGGCCGAGCCGCCCGTTCCGGGTTACGATCCGGTCCGTGAAGAAACCGCGCGCGTGATGCCGTTGATCTTCACCGGTAGCGACACACGGCCGGTACAAGAGATCCTCGACGAGCTGAACGAATTCGCTAACGCCGAGCTGGAAGCTGCGTCTTCGTTCTAG